The following proteins are encoded in a genomic region of Leptospira langatensis:
- a CDS encoding aldo/keto reductase, with the protein MEHYNMPGSDPFRSLYQEELREGRKEKSLSSEEKTGYFYFRGMQLSRVGFGGYRIGLQDPEHREALEFSLRSGVNLIDVSSNYGDGEAESLVGQVLRKSFAKRITSRKEIFLVTKVGYIQGKNLQLVESRNQDKTPFPEITYYQSGCYHCISPEFLEDQLERSRRRLGLSVIDAFLLHNPEYFLMHSEKKGIPRAEARAEYYRRIREAFIFLEKVKKEGKIQYYGISSNTFPVPEEEYTHSSLSKILQIAEEVGGKEHGFAVVQFPGNWYEDGFIRNQNSNGKNLLDLCELHDLLPLTNRPLNSFRAGEGMVRLSYSSLNAQEVENSSKLLQILELESSLTEELEPNPKWSTLSSLWNEYGEKIRTEDQFQVLLEKSWIPILRQTVSELSAEQGKEAAEEYIRVLNTALPYLEERIRIRSSEKLASLYKDLITRFHSTGYEPTSLSSLMVMDLASLLKNGTVLLGMRKRKYVRDILPIWKQPLPTIHPNHWGEHGV; encoded by the coding sequence TTGGAACATTATAATATGCCTGGATCGGATCCGTTTCGAAGTTTATACCAAGAGGAATTGAGGGAGGGAAGAAAGGAGAAATCTCTTTCTTCCGAGGAAAAGACCGGGTATTTTTATTTTAGAGGAATGCAACTCTCTCGAGTAGGGTTCGGCGGATATCGTATCGGGCTCCAAGATCCGGAGCATAGAGAGGCTCTGGAATTTTCACTACGTTCCGGAGTGAATCTGATCGACGTATCCTCCAATTACGGTGACGGGGAAGCGGAGAGTCTCGTAGGGCAGGTGTTGCGCAAGAGTTTTGCGAAGAGGATCACGTCCAGAAAGGAGATCTTCCTCGTCACGAAGGTGGGCTATATCCAAGGAAAGAATTTGCAGTTAGTCGAGTCCAGAAACCAAGACAAGACTCCTTTTCCGGAAATCACGTATTACCAATCCGGCTGTTATCATTGTATTTCTCCTGAATTTTTAGAAGATCAATTAGAGAGATCCCGCAGGCGACTCGGACTTTCTGTTATCGATGCATTCCTTCTCCATAATCCCGAATATTTTCTAATGCATTCTGAGAAGAAGGGGATCCCCCGTGCCGAAGCCAGAGCCGAATACTACCGAAGGATCCGAGAGGCCTTTATTTTTCTGGAGAAGGTGAAAAAAGAAGGGAAGATCCAGTACTACGGGATCTCGAGTAATACCTTCCCTGTCCCGGAAGAGGAATATACTCACAGTTCTTTGTCGAAGATACTACAGATCGCGGAAGAGGTCGGAGGAAAGGAGCACGGCTTTGCGGTGGTCCAATTCCCTGGAAATTGGTACGAGGACGGATTTATCAGAAATCAGAATTCGAATGGAAAAAACCTTCTGGATCTCTGCGAATTGCACGACCTTCTCCCTTTGACCAATAGACCGCTGAACTCATTTCGGGCCGGCGAGGGGATGGTCCGACTCTCATATTCCAGTCTGAATGCTCAAGAAGTGGAAAATTCGTCGAAGTTACTACAGATCCTAGAACTCGAATCTTCTCTCACGGAAGAACTGGAACCAAATCCAAAGTGGAGCACACTTTCTTCTCTTTGGAATGAATACGGAGAAAAGATCAGAACAGAAGACCAGTTCCAGGTCTTGTTGGAAAAGTCCTGGATCCCGATCTTGCGGCAAACGGTGAGCGAGCTTTCGGCAGAACAAGGAAAGGAAGCAGCGGAAGAATATATCCGGGTGTTGAATACGGCCCTTCCGTATTTGGAGGAACGAATACGGATCCGGTCTTCCGAAAAATTGGCTAGTCTCTATAAAGATTTGATCACAAGATTCCATTCGACCGGATATGAACCGACTAGTCTTTCCTCTCTAATGGTCATGGATCTCGCCTCTCTTCTCAAGAATGGGACAGTTCTTTTAGGAATGAGAAAAAGGAAATATGTTCGGGACATTCTTCCGATCTGGAAACAACCTCTGCCGACTATACATCCGAACCATTGGGGAGAGCATGGAGTTTGA
- a CDS encoding DUF309 domain-containing protein, which yields MEFDPEIRSILEKIKSGEDANSTFDYAWKEGRRLYLDKRYFELHEVFEFQWKKETGGRRLLLHGWIQLAISLNKIFVKPNMRGARMQAEKSKQKFESLGSTGELSSKGDNWNSEIIVFLNELLSLFSGEESWDIEQISRLSLPKFQADGKEWFAPFVFTIE from the coding sequence ATGGAGTTTGATCCGGAAATACGTTCTATCCTAGAAAAGATCAAGTCGGGAGAAGATGCAAATTCTACCTTCGACTACGCTTGGAAAGAAGGAAGACGGCTGTATTTAGATAAAAGATATTTCGAGCTCCACGAAGTATTCGAATTCCAATGGAAGAAGGAGACTGGAGGCCGGAGACTCCTTCTGCATGGATGGATCCAACTTGCAATTTCTCTTAATAAGATTTTTGTAAAACCCAATATGAGAGGAGCAAGGATGCAGGCGGAGAAGTCCAAACAAAAATTCGAAAGCCTTGGCTCTACCGGAGAACTATCTTCCAAAGGAGATAATTGGAATTCGGAGATCATTGTATTCCTAAATGAATTATTATCCTTATTTTCAGGGGAAGAAAGTTGGGATATCGAACAAATTAGCAGACTTTCTCTTCCAAAATTCCAAGCTGACGGAAAGGAATGGTTTGCACCTTTCGTTTTTACTATAGAATGA
- a CDS encoding alpha/beta fold hydrolase, protein MELADGKHTSAETGFFESGGYRLAYAKRDNGKGRALLLLHGFMDSSQTFLFQEEFLSEYFDLYRFDYRGHGDSEWLREGFYHFMLPLVDTRSFITQFLPEKFHILGHSMGGGLGSRIAGLYPDRVESLVALEGFSSIPDPERERRRFRSWLDSWEISLAGKDRKRQKNFRSVAEAAARLAPMYPRLPEDRLLKITETLTKPSEDGFMWKSDPSYKNGPPVFLSPQFTRHLWESISCPVLVIYGKKTHLALDDSGEVFSHIKNLKYTEIEDAGHNMHHDRPEAVNELLREFYVTNLK, encoded by the coding sequence ATGGAATTGGCTGACGGAAAACACACTAGCGCAGAGACCGGATTCTTTGAGTCCGGCGGATATAGACTCGCGTATGCAAAAAGAGACAATGGAAAAGGAAGAGCCTTACTTCTCCTCCATGGTTTCATGGATTCTTCCCAAACCTTTTTATTCCAGGAGGAATTCCTTTCCGAGTATTTCGATCTCTACCGTTTCGACTACCGTGGCCACGGTGACTCGGAATGGTTGCGAGAAGGTTTTTATCATTTCATGCTTCCTCTTGTGGATACGAGAAGCTTTATCACGCAATTCCTTCCTGAAAAATTCCATATCTTAGGCCATTCCATGGGAGGAGGCTTGGGTTCTAGGATCGCAGGACTCTATCCGGATCGAGTGGAAAGTCTTGTCGCCTTAGAAGGGTTCAGTTCCATTCCCGACCCGGAAAGAGAGAGAAGAAGGTTCCGATCCTGGCTGGATTCCTGGGAGATCAGTCTTGCAGGAAAAGATAGAAAGCGCCAAAAGAATTTCAGATCCGTAGCCGAGGCGGCCGCAAGACTGGCGCCGATGTATCCAAGACTTCCGGAAGATAGGCTCTTAAAGATTACGGAAACCTTAACTAAGCCTAGCGAAGACGGATTCATGTGGAAAAGCGATCCTTCATATAAGAATGGTCCTCCCGTTTTCTTAAGTCCTCAATTTACTAGACATCTTTGGGAGAGCATTTCTTGTCCTGTCCTCGTGATTTACGGAAAGAAGACCCATCTGGCTCTGGATGATTCCGGAGAAGTGTTCTCTCATATTAAGAATTTAAAATATACTGAAATAGAAGATGCGGGCCATAATATGCATCATGATCGCCCGGAAGCGGTAAATGAGCTACTTCGCGAATTCTACGTAACAAATTTGAAGTAA
- a CDS encoding PilZ domain-containing protein — MKYNRIPSTLNVGFQVLDNSKLRIAENVLVGIVHRTDIPLEPGTNLFVKVGMISLSGSIDIPMKVIKCDRVSDSEFDVFLNYTEKDFEKIREIEGLIQDLA; from the coding sequence ATGAAATATAATAGAATCCCTTCTACCCTCAATGTAGGCTTCCAAGTCTTGGATAATTCCAAGCTTAGGATCGCGGAAAATGTACTGGTGGGAATCGTTCATAGAACTGATATTCCACTGGAACCTGGAACCAATCTATTCGTGAAAGTAGGAATGATCAGCTTATCCGGATCTATCGATATTCCTATGAAAGTGATCAAGTGTGATCGAGTTTCCGATTCGGAATTTGACGTTTTTCTGAATTATACGGAGAAGGATTTCGAGAAAATCCGAGAGATCGAAGGGTTGATCCAGGACCTGGCTTAA
- the serA gene encoding phosphoglycerate dehydrogenase: MISYPKEKINVLLLENVHQDAFNLFQKDGFNVRLLPQALGEDELLKEIENVHVLGIRSKTNLTAPVLNKAKRLMTVGCFCIGTNQVDLAEAEKKGIPVFNAPYSNTRSVAELVIAEIVMLARRVPDHIRNTHGGIWNKISKNCFEVRGKTLGIVGYGHIGSQVSVLAEAMGLKVVYYDVQTVLPLGNASPIGSYQELLSVSDFVTFHVPETPETMKLYGEKEIKATKKGAYVINLSRGKVVDLEALAAAIKSGHIAGAGIDVFPEEPESNNDPFITPIQNLQNVILTPHIGGSTEEAQKNIGSEVASKLLKFINNGSTTFAVNFPNIELTPIPQGMYRILNVHKNQPGFLKDINSMVSEIGANISSQHLGTSAEIGYLSMVINMNVGDELKERIEKHPGSIKTRILY; encoded by the coding sequence ATGATTTCCTATCCAAAAGAAAAGATCAATGTACTCCTATTGGAAAACGTACACCAAGACGCATTCAATCTCTTCCAAAAAGACGGTTTCAATGTGCGCCTTCTTCCCCAAGCTCTGGGAGAGGACGAACTTTTGAAAGAGATCGAAAATGTTCATGTTCTCGGGATCAGAAGCAAGACCAATCTTACGGCTCCGGTTTTGAATAAGGCGAAACGCCTCATGACAGTGGGCTGCTTTTGTATAGGCACAAACCAAGTGGATCTTGCCGAAGCCGAGAAAAAGGGAATCCCTGTATTCAACGCTCCCTACTCCAATACTCGTTCCGTTGCGGAACTAGTAATCGCAGAAATCGTAATGTTAGCCAGAAGAGTGCCGGATCATATCCGTAACACTCATGGAGGGATCTGGAATAAGATCTCTAAAAACTGTTTCGAGGTCCGAGGAAAGACCTTAGGCATCGTAGGCTACGGACACATCGGAAGCCAGGTTTCCGTCTTGGCAGAAGCAATGGGACTCAAAGTAGTCTATTACGATGTGCAGACCGTTCTTCCTTTGGGGAATGCTAGCCCGATCGGATCCTATCAGGAACTACTTTCCGTTTCCGACTTCGTTACCTTCCATGTTCCGGAAACCCCGGAAACAATGAAGCTCTACGGAGAAAAAGAGATCAAGGCCACCAAGAAAGGCGCTTATGTGATCAACCTTTCCAGAGGTAAGGTTGTGGATCTAGAGGCCTTGGCTGCTGCGATCAAGTCCGGTCATATCGCCGGTGCTGGAATAGACGTTTTTCCGGAAGAGCCTGAATCCAATAACGATCCTTTTATCACTCCCATTCAGAATCTGCAAAATGTGATCTTGACCCCGCATATCGGAGGGTCCACAGAAGAAGCTCAGAAGAATATCGGCTCCGAGGTTGCGAGTAAGTTACTAAAATTCATAAACAACGGTTCTACTACATTTGCAGTGAACTTTCCGAATATAGAATTAACTCCGATCCCTCAGGGAATGTATCGAATTCTGAACGTTCACAAGAATCAGCCCGGCTTCTTGAAAGATATCAACAGCATGGTTTCCGAGATCGGCGCGAATATCAGTTCCCAACATCTGGGAACCAGCGCGGAGATCGGATATCTATCCATGGTGATCAATATGAACGTGGGTGACGAGCTGAAGGAGAGGATTGAAAAACATCCTGGCTCGATCAAGACCAGAATCCTTTATTGA
- the lysS gene encoding lysine--tRNA ligase, translating to MSQELKETNELIQQRIQKIESLKEKGIDPYPIRFFPDSDSASLIEEYAKNPTGPDKKFLLGGRLHSKRVMGKASFAHLKDKSGVIQLYATRDDLGEENYSLFKSLDLGDLIGIEGYLFQTQKGETTLHLTSVTLLAKCIRPLPVVKEKDGVVYDAFVDVEQRYRMRYVDLVVNDQVRDTFITRSRIVSEIRNFLTSEGFLEVETPMMQPIAGGAAARPFVTHHNTLDMQLFLRIAPELYLKRLIVGGLDRVFELNRNFRNEGTSTKHNPEFTMMEAYMAYGDMGKMLELTEKLITHLAQKICGTLKIKYGNDLIDLSPPWRRVKYVDIIKEYSGIDFSQVKTLEEAKEKASSVKVDASKCTSIWKVADEVFSEKAEPNLLQPVFVTDYPKELSPLAKSNPNNPGYVERFEPYIVGREIGNAFSELNDPFDQKERFEEQVKQREAGDDEAFMMDEDYIRALEYGMPPTGGLGIGIDRLVMLLTDSHSIRDTILFPLMRPE from the coding sequence ATGTCTCAAGAACTCAAAGAAACAAACGAACTCATACAGCAAAGGATCCAAAAAATCGAAAGTCTCAAGGAGAAGGGAATCGATCCCTATCCGATCCGATTCTTTCCGGATTCGGACTCCGCTTCTTTGATAGAAGAGTACGCTAAGAATCCTACTGGTCCGGACAAGAAATTCCTCTTGGGAGGAAGGCTCCATTCCAAAAGAGTCATGGGAAAGGCAAGCTTTGCCCACCTCAAAGACAAGAGCGGAGTGATCCAGCTTTATGCGACTAGAGACGATCTGGGAGAAGAGAATTATTCCCTCTTCAAGAGCTTGGACCTGGGAGATCTCATCGGGATAGAAGGCTATCTTTTCCAAACCCAAAAAGGGGAAACCACTCTTCATTTGACCTCGGTCACACTTCTTGCAAAATGCATCCGTCCCCTTCCCGTCGTAAAAGAGAAAGACGGAGTGGTCTACGACGCGTTTGTGGACGTGGAGCAAAGATACAGAATGCGTTATGTGGATTTGGTGGTGAACGACCAGGTTCGAGACACATTTATTACAAGAAGCAGGATCGTATCCGAGATCCGCAATTTCCTTACCTCCGAAGGATTCTTAGAAGTAGAGACTCCTATGATGCAACCGATTGCAGGTGGAGCAGCAGCTAGACCGTTTGTTACTCATCATAATACTCTGGATATGCAGTTATTTCTAAGGATCGCTCCAGAGTTATATTTAAAGAGATTGATCGTGGGCGGACTCGATCGTGTCTTCGAATTGAATCGCAATTTTAGGAACGAAGGGACTTCTACCAAGCATAACCCAGAGTTTACCATGATGGAAGCCTATATGGCTTACGGAGACATGGGCAAAATGCTCGAGCTCACCGAAAAACTGATCACTCATCTTGCTCAAAAGATCTGCGGAACTCTTAAGATCAAATACGGGAATGATCTGATCGATCTAAGCCCTCCTTGGAGAAGAGTCAAATACGTGGATATCATCAAAGAATATTCCGGCATAGACTTCTCCCAAGTAAAGACTTTGGAAGAGGCGAAAGAAAAGGCTTCTTCCGTTAAGGTGGATGCGAGCAAATGCACTTCTATCTGGAAGGTAGCCGATGAGGTCTTCTCCGAAAAGGCGGAACCGAATCTTCTCCAACCTGTATTCGTTACCGATTATCCGAAAGAGCTTTCCCCTCTGGCGAAATCCAATCCGAATAACCCCGGTTATGTGGAAAGGTTCGAGCCTTATATCGTAGGAAGAGAGATCGGAAATGCGTTCTCCGAGTTAAACGATCCATTCGATCAAAAAGAAAGGTTCGAAGAACAGGTCAAACAGAGAGAAGCAGGAGACGACGAGGCGTTCATGATGGACGAGGATTATATCCGAGCCCTGGAATACGGAATGCCTCCTACAGGTGGCCTCGGGATCGGGATCGACAGGCTAGTAATGCTTTTGACTGATTCTCATTCCATCAGAGATACCATTCTATTTCCTCTAATGAGACCGGAATAA
- a CDS encoding CDP-alcohol phosphatidyltransferase family protein: MLQEKKPKDLLEDRIFTFSNFLSVSRVLLLPFFIHFTRKHIEAPRSGEYLLLAIATCILAVLTDFLDGFLARLLHQESVLGKYLDPVCDKIVTIGGLSVIVYFYQFPLWILLIYIGREILGVWLGGFLYLKRGIQGKPNWWGKFGVGIVAVSVLWYMTLPLFGPLFEATHFFRHPEYSGYVLVLILLVGVVAYARRYWDIVFHPERFILDPEDKKQKKKYQLV; this comes from the coding sequence ATGCTTCAGGAAAAAAAGCCCAAGGATTTACTGGAAGATAGGATCTTCACTTTCTCCAATTTCTTATCCGTATCCAGAGTTTTACTTCTTCCCTTCTTTATTCATTTCACTCGAAAACATATAGAAGCTCCTCGCAGTGGAGAGTATCTACTGCTCGCGATCGCAACCTGCATTCTTGCAGTCCTTACCGATTTTCTGGATGGATTTCTAGCTCGTTTGCTCCACCAAGAATCAGTATTAGGAAAATATTTGGATCCTGTTTGCGATAAGATCGTGACCATTGGCGGTCTCTCCGTCATCGTTTACTTCTACCAATTCCCTCTTTGGATCCTTCTCATCTATATTGGGCGAGAGATCCTTGGGGTTTGGTTGGGTGGATTCCTCTATCTAAAAAGAGGGATCCAAGGAAAACCGAATTGGTGGGGTAAGTTCGGAGTCGGGATCGTTGCGGTCAGCGTGCTTTGGTACATGACCCTTCCGCTATTCGGACCTCTTTTCGAAGCGACTCATTTCTTTCGTCATCCCGAGTATTCGGGATACGTTCTTGTCCTGATCTTGCTCGTCGGAGTGGTCGCCTATGCCCGCAGATATTGGGACATCGTATTCCATCCGGAAAGATTCATACTGGATCCGGAAGATAAAAAGCAGAAGAAGAAATACCAACTGGTCTGA
- the fliG gene encoding flagellar motor switch protein FliG has protein sequence MDKDSNLIARDQKVRKAALLLLSLEKEAAAKALAQLDEKLIEEIVQEMAKIKSVTKADKEAALLDFQGSLKDLAGESRGGIDTARELLYQSLGKEKSESILGKLDRKDTEEDFSFLNDAEPQTLAHLLAPEHTQTIAVTLAFLQPKKAAETLKFLPKELQSKVAVRLANTTKTHPDAIRQIAKVLKKKYEQRDKSEFSEAGGAEALASILNHMDKSLEETILKELEEHSPELASQVREKLYTFEDVLLLNSKEMRILINRLGGDDIIAIALRGAAEGIKSHFFEAMSKNRANDILESMEIRGKVTLKEITDARNGILTVLRDLEEIGEIILKKDSEEFI, from the coding sequence GTGGATAAGGATTCCAATCTAATTGCTCGGGACCAAAAAGTAAGAAAGGCGGCTTTACTTCTTCTCTCCTTAGAAAAGGAAGCTGCAGCCAAGGCGTTGGCACAGTTGGACGAAAAACTGATCGAAGAGATCGTCCAAGAAATGGCAAAGATCAAATCCGTAACTAAAGCGGATAAAGAAGCTGCACTCCTCGATTTCCAAGGTTCTCTCAAAGATCTGGCTGGCGAATCCAGAGGCGGAATTGATACAGCGAGAGAGCTCCTCTACCAATCCCTCGGAAAGGAAAAATCGGAAAGTATATTAGGAAAACTAGATAGAAAGGATACCGAAGAAGATTTCTCCTTCCTGAACGATGCAGAGCCACAGACATTGGCCCATCTTTTAGCGCCGGAACATACCCAGACCATCGCTGTCACCCTAGCCTTCTTACAACCCAAGAAAGCCGCTGAGACCCTGAAATTCCTTCCGAAAGAATTGCAGAGCAAGGTAGCCGTCCGACTCGCGAATACAACCAAGACTCATCCGGACGCGATCCGACAGATCGCAAAAGTCTTAAAGAAAAAGTACGAGCAAAGGGACAAATCCGAATTCAGCGAAGCGGGCGGTGCAGAGGCTCTGGCAAGCATCCTGAACCATATGGACAAGTCTTTAGAAGAGACAATTCTCAAGGAGCTGGAAGAACATTCTCCGGAACTCGCCTCTCAAGTACGAGAAAAACTCTATACCTTCGAAGATGTTCTATTATTGAATTCAAAAGAAATGCGTATCCTGATCAATCGATTGGGCGGAGACGATATTATCGCGATCGCGCTCCGGGGCGCCGCAGAAGGGATCAAGTCGCATTTCTTCGAGGCAATGTCCAAGAATCGCGCAAACGATATTTTGGAAAGCATGGAGATCCGAGGCAAGGTCACTTTGAAAGAGATCACAGATGCCAGAAATGGGATTTTGACTGTCTTACGGGATTTAGAAGAAATCGGAGAGATTATTCTAAAAAAGGATTCGGAAGAATTTATCTAA
- a CDS encoding pyruvate dehydrogenase complex dihydrolipoamide acetyltransferase, giving the protein MAKISEMTQLSPTMSEGVLVKWLKKKGDSVAPGEILAEVETDKAVMEMEAFDSGVLLEILAQEGAKLPVGAPVAIIGKADEDISALLTEAKSRTVASPPSEANTPAPAAPAPEKKAEAPKQAASPSPSPVIEEEPEPVKESSITRGLSNSALEGRIKASPLAKKLAHESGIDLSRVRGSGPDGRIIKRDIENGMSAAFETSSPFAAPAAQEEKLPISGMRKTIASRLIHSKTHQPHFYLDMEIDAEPLTLLRENLNADLKASGEEIKLSLNDFIIRASALALRKVPEVNSSWREDHILKHGRVDIGVAVSIEGGLITPYVRNADRRSVLEIGKTVKELASRARDRKLKPEEFSDGTFTVSNLGMFGIDRFAAVINEPEAAILAVGNVVAKPVIKNGAIVPGKTLSVCLSCDHRVVDGAVGAGWLEVFRNFLEHPLRLLA; this is encoded by the coding sequence ATGGCAAAAATATCCGAAATGACCCAACTTTCCCCTACGATGTCGGAAGGGGTTTTGGTCAAATGGCTGAAGAAGAAAGGCGACTCGGTCGCCCCGGGAGAGATCCTCGCCGAGGTCGAAACGGACAAGGCAGTCATGGAAATGGAGGCCTTCGATTCGGGGGTGCTTCTTGAAATTTTAGCTCAGGAAGGAGCAAAACTCCCTGTGGGCGCCCCGGTCGCTATTATTGGAAAAGCAGACGAGGATATTTCCGCCCTGCTAACGGAGGCAAAGTCCAGAACGGTCGCCTCCCCTCCTTCGGAAGCCAATACCCCAGCACCGGCGGCTCCCGCCCCCGAAAAAAAAGCGGAGGCGCCCAAGCAGGCAGCTAGTCCGTCTCCTTCTCCTGTAATCGAGGAAGAACCTGAACCGGTGAAAGAATCCAGCATTACCCGTGGCCTTTCGAATTCCGCTTTGGAAGGCAGGATCAAGGCCTCTCCTCTCGCAAAGAAACTCGCGCATGAATCCGGGATAGATCTCTCCAGGGTCCGAGGCAGTGGACCGGATGGAAGGATCATCAAGAGAGATATTGAGAACGGAATGAGCGCGGCTTTCGAGACTTCTTCCCCATTTGCTGCGCCGGCAGCGCAAGAAGAGAAGCTTCCGATTTCCGGAATGAGAAAGACCATCGCTTCTCGCTTGATCCATTCCAAAACTCACCAGCCCCATTTCTATTTGGATATGGAGATCGACGCAGAGCCATTAACCCTTCTTCGGGAAAACTTGAATGCGGACTTAAAAGCCTCCGGAGAAGAGATCAAGCTTAGCCTGAACGATTTTATTATCCGCGCCTCTGCCTTGGCCTTACGAAAAGTTCCCGAAGTGAATTCTTCCTGGAGAGAGGATCATATCCTAAAACATGGTAGAGTGGATATTGGTGTCGCAGTTTCCATCGAAGGTGGGTTGATCACTCCCTACGTACGGAATGCAGACAGACGTTCTGTTCTGGAGATCGGTAAGACGGTAAAAGAGCTTGCTTCCCGCGCAAGGGACAGGAAACTCAAACCGGAAGAGTTTTCGGACGGAACCTTTACCGTTTCCAATTTGGGAATGTTCGGTATAGATCGTTTCGCCGCAGTCATCAACGAACCGGAAGCAGCAATCTTGGCTGTGGGAAATGTGGTGGCAAAACCTGTGATCAAGAACGGTGCCATCGTTCCGGGAAAGACTCTTTCAGTCTGCCTCTCCTGCGATCATAGAGTGGTAGACGGCGCTGTCGGTGCCGGTTGGTTAGAAGTATTCCGAAATTTTCTAGAGCATCCGCTTCGACTACTCGCTTAA
- a CDS encoding pyruvate dehydrogenase complex E1 component subunit beta: MAVLTYREALNRAMTEEMEKDPNIFLMGEEVGHYEGAYKVSQGMLAKFGEKRVIDTPISENGFAGVGIGAAMVGLRPIIEFMTWNFSLVAIDQIINSAAKMNYMSAGQFPIPIVFRGAGGAGGRLAAQHSQSFESWYAHIPGLKVLAPYTPADAYGLLKTSIRDNNPTIFIESEVLYGSKGEVPEGEFSIPMGKADIKREGTQLTIVSWSRALMYVLPAAEKLAKEGISVEVLDLRSIRPLDEEAILTSVRKTNRALIVEEGWNVAGFGAQVAYLIQKDAFDYLDSPVERITQEDVPMPYAANLERSSLPSEEKIIQKVRSMIK, encoded by the coding sequence ATGGCAGTACTTACTTATAGAGAAGCCCTCAATCGGGCCATGACCGAAGAAATGGAGAAGGATCCGAATATCTTTCTCATGGGAGAAGAAGTGGGACATTATGAAGGAGCCTACAAGGTCTCCCAAGGGATGCTCGCCAAGTTCGGAGAAAAGAGAGTGATAGACACTCCTATCTCTGAGAACGGATTTGCGGGAGTCGGGATCGGCGCCGCGATGGTGGGACTTAGACCCATTATAGAGTTTATGACCTGGAACTTCTCTCTCGTAGCAATCGATCAGATCATTAACTCCGCAGCAAAGATGAATTATATGAGCGCCGGACAATTTCCGATCCCGATCGTATTTCGAGGAGCCGGAGGTGCAGGAGGAAGACTCGCCGCGCAACACTCTCAATCCTTCGAGAGCTGGTATGCCCATATTCCCGGATTGAAGGTACTTGCCCCTTATACTCCGGCGGATGCGTACGGGCTTCTAAAAACCTCCATCCGAGATAATAATCCTACCATCTTTATAGAAAGCGAGGTATTATACGGATCCAAAGGAGAAGTCCCAGAAGGAGAATTCTCCATTCCTATGGGAAAGGCAGATATCAAGAGAGAAGGAACACAACTCACCATCGTCAGTTGGTCTCGCGCTCTCATGTATGTCCTTCCCGCTGCGGAGAAATTAGCAAAAGAAGGCATCTCGGTCGAAGTCTTAGACCTGAGAAGCATTCGCCCCTTGGACGAGGAAGCCATTCTCACTTCGGTCAGAAAAACGAACCGAGCGCTCATTGTGGAAGAAGGTTGGAATGTGGCAGGCTTTGGTGCTCAGGTCGCTTATCTGATCCAAAAAGACGCTTTCGATTATCTGGATTCCCCTGTAGAAAGGATCACTCAAGAAGATGTGCCCATGCCGTACGCGGCCAATCTGGAAAGATCCTCACTCCCGAGCGAAGAGAAGATAATCCAGAAAGTCAGAAGTATGATTAAGTAA